TCACAGCTGTAACTAAAGTAGAAGGTTGTTCCACAGAGGAGCGATCCTTTACCAAGTcaaattttgcagtttttttacattaattttcagagctgttgctcttttttctttcacctatatgttgtaatgtaatgtatgttatAACCTACATTAAGTAAATCTAGATGGAAAAATTATGAGTTTTTGTGCTGTCATTTCAGGATATGAAACAACAATATGTGAAGGCTTTGACAGGGGGTGATTCTCTTCTATACATACTTTACATCTCATCTTCTCACCAACTGTAAAGTCAGCCTCGACGTCCATGGGCGGTGGACCGGCAGGTGGGGGCTCAGAGTAAGGCTCACTAGGCGTTCCTACAGGAACATCTATGATGGGGTTGAGCTTCTCGTGGCAATATGGCTGACCGGGCGACTTAAAACACGCATCCGAGGAGGTGTCTTCCCAGTTGTTGAGTAAACTGGCCAATTCATCTGTATCCAAGTCGTCGCTGTAGTTACTGACGTGGTCTGTGAAATAAACACGGGAGCTCTTCATCAAGTATGTGAAAAGTATTTATGAAGTATGTTTTTATCATGTGAGAAACCTTTAAGTTGGCATTCAAAGAGCGAAAGGCAAAGCGAAAAGATGACAGTGTTTCCTTTAACAGTAAAAGGACAAGAATCAAAATCTAAACTATTTCTTGTACCTTCTGGAGCAAGCGTTTCttgtccctctgtctctttctccaccACTTTCTCCTTCGGTCTCTCTTGTTTGTCGTCTTTATCGTGCTCCGCCACCATCTCAGCCATAAGGATGAGCTCAGCTTCGAATGGATCAGACGGGATCTTTTCCTTGATCTCCTGGATGGTCTCCACAATGCGTTCAGCACTGTCCATTGTGACAGGAAGGAACATGGGCACAGGCAACTGTGGAAGACAGAGTTAAAAGGTAACCACCCATTAGCAGTCTCTTGAAGAGACACCTGTAGGTGTTCAGGCTTATCTCCAGGCTCAGTGGGGGCTGCAGTGCTTAACGTACTGGTAGAGGAAGACCCACAGGTGTGGGGGTGCACTGGCTGTACATGTTCATGGGTACAGGAACATAAATTGGTACTGGAACGGGCAGGACCATAATTTTAGGAAAGGCATCATCTATattagaggaaaaaaacaattagaggTTTTACAAGTGAATACAATTTTAACAGCAATGCTGTTAATTACATGATATCAGCCCATACAATTTAATAGCAAGTGCACTGGATGAATTAAATAAGGCAAaggatttttgtttgtcacataATGAAATGTTCAAATCAATATTGTCAATACCTATTAATATGGAAAACCAATTTTATAATTTCCTGtagaaatattataaataaaaaaaaaatgcaactgtGTGAGAACAACTGTTGAGCTGTGATTCCTTGTCCGTGCAGTTTGACAGATGAGTGTAGAGCAATGTTGTCTTTTACCCGTCTGTGCCTCGACATCAGCTGTCTGTGTTTTGCAGGAGACCCCTTTGTTCTGGACCAGGGGTCTGCAGAGCAAGGCCTTGTTCTTCAGGATTTTAGGGCCAGATGGAGGATGcagttttactgtttctgtctgtataCTGGCCTGGAGCACAAATaaatgatgaggaaaaaaatgtaaagtaccATAAATTACCATTATGAAAACACCAAAATGTccccatttatttctttatatttccttttaaaattacttttaggcatttatatacattcataaaatatatttaacaaacaaacattaacttACATTTCCGGTGTTCTTTGATTGAAAgttagagactgtgtctgtggaGACAATGGCCAACTATGAATCAACAATGGCTATAAGTTTGAGAaacaatattatataaataagtgAGGTATACTTTGTTGCGTAGATTTGTCGGAAACGTTAGACTTCCCCGTTGAAGGGCTGGCAAGTGAGATGACACTGGCGATGACAGGTGTGGCCTCCCCTGTCGCTGTAATAGAGAGGAGATATAGGGGAGTCAGTTGAAGCCGTGTATTAATGGAGCATCTCAGAAACATAAACGGGTTCTGAATAAAACTTCTTAGAGTGGCATATTTTTGATCTTTTGTTTAAGCTCAGAAGTAAAATCCCTTGCTAACTTTAGTAGTTAGTCCAATCTCTGCTGATATTTAGGATACTCGTTGTTCTGGGCGGCTGCTACCTGAAAAATCTTTGAAGACCTCGCCTTGTGACGACACCTTATCACTGCAGAACTGTAGCAGACAGTTCAGATCACAGAAGTGTTTGACCTCCCCCAGCATGGGCAGACTTTGCTTCAGTTTCCCTTTGCGCCCACAGGTGTCACACTTGGCAACCTTAGGAAAGACGGTAAGTACGTGTTTCCATTAGAGTGatcagaattatcacctttacTTTATGAATTTAATTAGCAACTGAGGCTTACGTACATGGCAAAAGAGCATGGTGTATTTGGAGCGACACTCCTCAGAGCAGAAATCCTCCGTTGAGCCTCCATACTGAGCTGTCACCAGCTTCTTTGAGACACAGTGGCAGTAGACGCAGGAGTGACAGTGTTTCCCCCAGTTTTTAGTCAGGTCGTGTCTGAAGAGGAGCTTACAACCTGGAAAGAGCAAGTGGACAAGTTTTAAGTGAACTTCCTTTATTATTAATACCCACAATGCTTCAGAAATTGTTATTTCTGACATTATGCATTTCCCTTTGTCTTCTTACCATCACTGCAGAAGTAGCAGTCTTTGTTGTTAATTCTCTTGGTGTCTCTGGTGATCTTTTCAATCTTACAGTATTCACACAGGCTCGTCACGTAGTTGGCCTTTTTGAACTCATGAGAGCAGTCCACACTACACACAAAAACCATCTTGTCCTGCAAACAAAGAATTGAAAAAGGGCCCCCTTCTGTCAATTAGTTATGATAAAAGCTAAGCCAATGGCCTATAGAAGAATTCCTTAGAAGAATGTGAatactttgatgtttttactttttaatttaaattaaaacatgtaattaaaaGTTATCGCGAGTCCCAAGCCAGCAGGCCAGGCAGTGTACAATCAAGGTCATCTAGTTCCTAGATTCTAGGAGATCATCTCTGACCCGTCATcgacttatttattattatagctTTAATGATTTctagttctttttttattttgatcacaATGTCTGTGTTGCCTTATGTGTTTGACTGGTAGTATTTTTCTCGGTTTTTGCTGGTTTAGCCAACACCGAGACccattttttgtacttttgcatACTTGAACAATAAAACAGATTGAAAAGGTAAAAATCACCTTTATCTGGATGAGCTCAGGTTTGAAAGTTATGCTGCGGGCACACTGGGAACACTTCAGTTTCGGCAGACCTTTGGAGACATCTTGTTGAGGTGTGGTAGGAGTGGCCTGGATTTGGGCAGATCCTATTGGCAACTTGGTAAAAACATTCACCTGCTTCTGCGACTTCTTAAACTTTTCCTACAGAAAAGAGCAGCACCACAGGAAGCTTGAGAGAAAAATCACTGCAACAAAAGGCAGATTTTCCAACAGTACTTGTCGTTTCACCATAAAATGTATGGTAATTAGTGTAACTAATTATGTAACAAGTCAATTTAATTTCAGCTGTTACTCCCACCTGAcctgattttaaaaagcattagttgcacatttatcattttaaagcTTGACTGCTAATAGAACTGTATTTTTGAGTGTGCTGATTAAATTGTCTTTATTACCTGAAAAGCCATGACACATGGCAGCGTGCAGAAGTTCCTGATGGATGTGTCCGACATGGCTAGGTGGTAGGCCGGTACAGTGTTTTTGCCACAATTATCACAATTCAATCGCGCACCTTTAATAAAAGAAAGTCGTACAACTGGAGAAACATGGCCAGGAGCGGAATATTGAATATCAACAATATCAGCACCAGTTTACTACTGAAGACTTGCTACGAGTACCTGATGCACTGACAGTCTGAACCATGAAAgccatcacacagctgctgctacaGAATAAGTTCACGGAGTCATCGTTGTTTTTGTTGTCGACCATCTCCGCGAGCAAACGGGTGGTGCGACACATTGTACAGGGCTGAGTTATTTTCGTTTTCTGtagggaaataaaagaaatcgaCAGAAGGATGAGAGCTACATAGCAACGACAGATCTACCCTTCTCCAGTCTGGCCTACAGTTCCTAAAAGTACAGGAAATCATGTTTTTTGGTAGggaattggattttttttttatacctctTTAAACTTGGCCAAACACTCCGTATTGCACACAGTTTTGCTGCTGTCTTCCAGCTTCAGCATGAGCGGCTTATTGTTGCAATAGGAGCCACAGTTCGCACAGCCAGCCATTGACAGGTTGTTCACAGTGCGAAATCGTTGGAAGCAGGCATCACTGCAGAGCTTGTGGACAGCGCCGCTGAGAATCACTTCATGTTTGCTCTGAAGCAAATATGGAAAAGGAACAGTTTACCAAGGCCGGGATATAAATAACTGtatcttttgcttttgtattgtGAGAATATATAAACAATTTCATAGGACAAATCTGAGTGTAACAAGAGTAACTCACTCTCTGGTAAACGTGACCAAAACACTGGCTTCCTTTAGCTCAAATACTGGTGCAATTGATTCAAAGAATAATCTTTATAAAAATCCACgatttaggttttatttctaTTAGTGGATTACTGTTGTTTATAGCTGCATTTATAATTGTATGGAAGGTAGGAAGGAAAATGTGTACTTTAATCTCTAGATTCAAGTTGGCGTTTTGATTAgttaatcaacaaaaaaaaaaaaataaatcaataactttttaaatcaataattttCATAATCATTAGACAGGTAAAGGCCAAACATTCTGTCCCTGTCATCCCTGTTTCCAGCTTGTCATGTGCAAGTATTTGTCTGcatttctctttcatttatCTTTAAACTCAATATCTTTAAATTTTGGACTATTGGTCCGAGAAAACAAGAGATGTAATCTTAAAACTCTGGGAAATTACAAAATTATGATGAGAATTAGTTTGTGACGTATTAAAAAATGGTGAAGAATCAACAGAAAGAAATAGCCGGCAgattaacaaaaacaagactCGCTGCCAGCCATTGTCGGACTTACAATGCAGTATCTTGTGCACATGCTGCAGAGAGACTGTGGTGTTATTGGCTGTGGTGTTTTTTTGGTCCCTATGGTTTTTCTTAAGTTGAAAGCGTTTTTCTTGTAGTTGAAAGATGTCAAACAGTTCTGGCTGCAGAATTCTTTCATGGTTCCTTTACCATCTGGAGCCAGGATGACGTCCTGAGGACGAAAGATCaccctgaggaaaaaaaattaaataattaaatctttAATCAACGCATTGAAGCCTATGTACAGAAAGTAACTACAGTTAGTAGTAGTATCCCAAAGtagttaaaacagaaaaataacagaaagcTCTTGCTATGTTTACATTACAGATCCTCTACTGCACCAATTCAAGAGTATCACTTATACAGTTTCCACAGGTGAAAACTGTATTACCgtataatatttccatttttgtcatttttgatgATTATGAAATGTAGTAGCACAACTATAGGATTCTCTTTTGTGCAGGTATACAATGTTCAATATTTTACTGCTCATGAAAACACGTGCACAGATCTCTGCAAAATCTTTATAGCATCGTTAATGGTAAATCAAACCTGATTCTGACATTGCTTTTATAATAATAGGTACCACAGAGGGTTAATGTCCAATTCCAATTTTTCAGCAAGATCTTATTATATTAATGTTTGTGACATGTATCCTGCTCCAACGTGAAAACCATCGAGGTCCTAATTAGccacaaatgtgcaaatgtatgtgAAATGTGCAGCAAATGTACACAAGAGTAAGACATATTAAACAGAGCGTTTCTTAAAAACCAAGTAACCAACACTAACTTCTGGCAGTTGTGGCAGATCTTTGTGACTCCTCTGACTGTGGGAAGGGATATGGTGAGGCAGCTGGTGGAGCAGAACAGTGCCGGGGAGCCCTTCCTCTGGAAAGCTGTCTGTCCTTTCATCAGGCTCTTCTTGCAGTGGGAACAGGACATGTGCCCAGACAAAGGGTTGAGGATGGGCATCAGTTGTGTTTCAGCACCTGAAGTCACGGAGAAGACTGATCCAATCCTCAAGTCATCCTGTCAACAAGACAGCAGTGAGGGATCATAGAAGGTCCAGTGATTCTGGATCCAGCCAATCATGACTCAATGTCTGATAAAAGACGACAGCTTATTCTGAATTTTACATGTCTGTACAGTTATTAAGGTAGaattattaagtcatttataCCACAGACTGTGAGGTGAACAGCAGAAATATCTGCATGTATTGTGCATCACTGAGCAGtgcaacacacagcagcagaagttGAAGGGGGTTCACTCTTCTAGATTTCTTCTGTGTCAGTGACCGAGTGGACAGGTTAATGATTGAGAGGGCTGCATTTTTTGGTCTGAACACAGTTGTAGTTCGTGTTGTAAATATGAGGTGGCTCACATGAGACGTTTTGTATGATTCCTGGCAAGTAAATAACAAGCAACAAGTAAAACGTCTATAAATTAGTGTGAAAAGAGGTGCGCGCCACCTTTGTGGTATTGGGCTCATCCTTCACACTTGCTGTAGATGTAGAGGATATCAGAGCCTGTTCGTACTCATCATCTATAGGCTCATCTTTCACCTTGACCAAAGGTGGTGAAGGAGACGACTTGACTGGCTGTGATCCTTCCTGCGATTTCTCCTAcaacaagagaaaacacaaaagttttACTTCTGTCTGGATTACTATAAAGAGCTTATTAGTAGTATTTACTCTCATCTTTTAAGTACCGGTAGAATATACAGGTGTATTTACACTACGATCCCTTAACACATTCcctgcactcaggtgatctctCTTTAACAACCCGTGTGACTTTAGAAACCAATTAGCTGCACCAGTTATGGATTTGGCTGAATACTTATGAATACTTATGAATACTTATGCAAGCAATTATTTCcagttatatttttaattaattttgattaatttgtggagatgcattttcattttgagtCTTTTTGTGTCAAACAAGCCGtgcagtgcatttacatggattTAAGTAATCAGTTGAATAAAAGACTAAATGAGGAAGTGATCGTTAGAGTAGCAATGCATTTCCCAACAGAAAATCTAACACAAAGTGCTTAGTACAAGTCTGTTTCCATCACTgctggtgctttttttttttttaattcaggctGTTCACAACAGTGTCCCCCCACCCTGTCTTTCCCCTCCGTGCAATTTCactctgcagcaacacaaatacagcaaaaaagaaacaaagaaaagaaaaaaaaagtcagggagCATCTGTCATTGCACAGTAAGAATTTTGTGatccaggcttccaaaataagaaatcagattactctgctgctgcatgagCAGATTTACAGTAAGCTGGTTGTAAACTGTCGTAAACCCTTTTCCTCAATTAccggagaaagctgatttctataagtaaccaggttactaaAGTGCAAGTAAACACAATATTGttttcaattacattttaaagcaggTTTTCTTACTTACAGTGTCTAATCTTGGAATTGATAACTTCACCACCTTCATCCCATTCATTACGGTCGCTGGTGATGAGCTGTCTCGTCCTACACAACATAAGCAACGTGTTAATTGTGGGGAAGTAAACACCTGATGGAGAAGATAAATAAGTCAATGAtagcaacaacaacatacaaacGTTTGGATGAAATCGCATGGTCTCTGATTTAACAGCTAATAATTTTCCATGTTTATTTTCTGAGGCATTTACTTTTAGTTTGAAGATATGAGTAATTATTAAGCCTACAATGCTTCAGAGATGCCAGTTCTGAATTGTAGTGTAGTAGATGAAATAGTACAATGGAAGCTACAACAGTTCATGATCACAACACAAAGTTTGGTATTAACCAAGCAGCACAAATCTCCACATGTTGGGAGGTTTCTCTGTTTTTACCCAATTTATTTAGGGAACTATTCTAAAACCCAAACTTGATAGCAACGGTACAGCAACAACTGGGATGAAAATGTCATTTCCATCACATACTTGTTGACAGTTAGACTCCTTGAGAACTTCCTCCTCCTTGAGATGTTAGTTAGGAAACCATCAAACACTGTATAACAGGTTTGTGTGTCTGGCCATTTTCTCTAACTTTTTGAAAATCAGACATCTAGTACCAGTTTGTGACgtgtaacactttaaatgtcttCCTGTAGAGACTCCCTGAAAACATGTACCGTTAGCcccatttttaatcttttctgaAAAGGTCATGAGCGCCGTTATTTCGAGGGGACTCACCTGTGCTGGCCGTGGCTTCGGACGATGGGGACGAGCTAGACTGCATTAAATctaaggacactttaacatctTTGACTTGATCTTCAAATGTGGGCGGTGGCAATACAGGGGGTTTCACATCAGTTTCCTCCTCAACAGAGTTGCTATCCTCTGCCACTGAGGCTGTGaggggaaataaaaacacagaaataaatgaatatgaatgaagagaaaccaggtttctctgGTATCCACGGAACACGTTTACATGCAACTAATTAACCTGGTTACTGTAAATCAGTGTGTACAGTAGATAACGAATCAGACTTCTACTTTATATCTGACTTGAAAACAGAATACAATTCTTCCTggtttacactgtgtgtgtaacAGCTGACTTTAGTGTCTTTAACATGACTGGtgaaagacataaataaataaattaataataatttaaaaaataataaataaaaaaacgttAGAGGAAGAGGCCCAGACCACATTAAATAAACGTCTGAAGGTGACACTGTTAAACACATGCGGGCAACTTCGTGTTAGTTACAGTCTGACTTTAGACAGAGcttctgctctctgtctcctttcattcagcttttCACTTCTGCTGgcttttttctgcagcttttttcaTGCGTATGTGGTCGCGTACAAAAGCCAGTTAGAAACATGattatacatggcagagaactCTGCTTTCTCCAGGAGGAGTCTACCTGTGGAAATCAGGTTTAATCCCCTATCCCAATTATAAAATCCAGGTAAATGataattaataaatcaaattactcAACAAAGACAAATGCCGCCTTGTCATTTCCACAGGGCATGTAAGTGTATGCAACCAATGGAAGCATGTTAAAAGATGCCCTGGCTGAAAACAGATACAAACCTTCCTTGAACAGTGGTTCAGAAGCCTGATAAAGATCTAAAAAGTGTGAGTGTTAAGATATGTAGTGGTTGAAAATGTAAGGCCTACACACGAAAATATATTTATCACAAGAAAGAGTTTCCTGTTTATTATAATGTAGAAAAAGATCCTCTTTCCTAAAATGAACATCGCCTTTTCTTTGCATTAAACTACTGattgaaaatgtttcactgcATCATAAATAATTGAGAAAGCTTGAGAAGAAGGTTTGATTAACTGTACCTGTATTTGAAATTGCAGGTGAGCGGCTGCTTTCCGCATCTAAGCTATTACATTCTTCCTCTTTCATGTGAGCTTCTTGTTCTATCTGATCCACCGTGCCAATATCCATCATCTCATCGAGGTCGTCCGCTGTGGAAATCTTTAGTTTATTAGAGCCACAAGACTCctgttcctcctcctgctgctgtttagCATTGTCCTCTTTAGTGTCAAAATCCAGGTCCATCTTTTCCTCAGTGCTTACCTCCTTGTGATCGAAAGGTGAGTCCTTCTCTGTATCCTCACTTATATCCGGTCGTGCAGGACTATGATC
The nucleotide sequence above comes from Channa argus isolate prfri chromosome 1, Channa argus male v1.0, whole genome shotgun sequence. Encoded proteins:
- the LOC137104113 gene encoding zinc finger MYM-type protein 4-like isoform X6; amino-acid sequence: MEAAVKAEASADVGDQEIVGGSTPVLSGSPLNGDEDKCVVAKEEMECKEAKHAEPKAAVVTSPPSASPQIPSPLESSCTGEKSSTVLIRACEPDKTSESEKDSTEVETEEEFELKKDNVIATDRGLDHSPARPDISEDTEKDSPFDHKEVSTEEKMDLDFDTKEDNAKQQQEEEQESCGSNKLKISTADDLDEMMDIGTVDQIEQEAHMKEEECNSLDAESSRSPAISNTASVAEDSNSVEEETDVKPPVLPPPTFEDQVKDVKVSLDLMQSSSSPSSEATASTGRDSSSPATVMNGMKVVKLSIPRLDTEKSQEGSQPVKSSPSPPLVKVKDEPIDDEYEQALISSTSTASVKDEPNTTKDDLRIGSVFSVTSGAETQLMPILNPLSGHMSCSHCKKSLMKGQTAFQRKGSPALFCSTSCLTISLPTVRGVTKICHNCQKVIFRPQDVILAPDGKGTMKEFCSQNCLTSFNYKKNAFNLRKTIGTKKTPQPITPQSLCSMCTRYCISKHEVILSGAVHKLCSDACFQRFRTVNNLSMAGCANCGSYCNNKPLMLKLEDSSKTVCNTECLAKFKEKTKITQPCTMCRTTRLLAEMVDNKNNDDSVNLFCSSSCVMAFMVQTVSASGARLNCDNCGKNTVPAYHLAMSDTSIRNFCTLPCVMAFQEKFKKSQKQVNVFTKLPIGSAQIQATPTTPQQDVSKGLPKLKCSQCARSITFKPELIQIKDKMVFVCSVDCSHEFKKANYVTSLCEYCKIEKITRDTKRINNKDCYFCSDGCKLLFRHDLTKNWGKHCHSCVYCHCVSKKLVTAQYGGSTEDFCSEECRSKYTMLFCHVAKCDTCGRKGKLKQSLPMLGEVKHFCDLNCLLQFCSDKVSSQGEVFKDFSATGEATPVIASVISLASPSTGKSNVSDKSTQQNTVSNFQSKNTGNASIQTETVKLHPPSGPKILKNKALLCRPLVQNKGVSCKTQTADVEAQTDDAFPKIMVLPVPVPIYVPVPMNMYSQCTPTPVGLPLPLPVPMFLPVTMDSAERIVETIQEIKEKIPSDPFEAELILMAEMVAEHDKDDKQERPKEKVVEKETEGQETLAPEDHVSNYSDDLDTDELASLLNNWEDTSSDACFKSPGQPYCHEKLNPIIDVPVGTPSEPYSEPPPAGPPPMDVEADFTVETLERMARQREQSQKPPSPPPAAPRRRQAHRKAREKRGRKSQRLSKAGEAASQKGSTNKVMAVEIPKLKSDYGVDAWKRWIQWRQTQPNLEKPRFGSRPMELKEDLLRCTTAELSYGLCCFITEVKRPNGEPYSPDSLFYLCLGIQQYLFENGRVENIFMDRFYSKFSTEFTNMLRPFKPSVTASGYIHSRVEEEYLWDCKQLGAYSPIVLLNTLLFFCCKYFGFTTVEQHRQLSFAHVMRCTKTNQNNTKTTFLRFYPPISLNEAETDPEVPAKKRKEEENKEDILEMTENTENPLRCPVRLYEFYLSKCSESVKQRTNLFYLHPERCCVPNSPLWFSSTPLDDSTMEAMLIRILTVRELHLRNAKEGSVEMQTADDPPFIPEEEDDGNSE
- the LOC137104113 gene encoding zinc finger MYM-type protein 4-like isoform X2, whose protein sequence is MHRVVFYLQTPRIGILSHHGGYGNWRWTPSTGHQSSLFCPSGWRERRGRKRKTSIKMDRRISRMAKAQPMISSRMIKDSLELTETLERDAEPMEAAVKAEASADVGDQEIVGGSTPVLSGSPLNGDEDKCVVAKEEMECKEAKHAEPKAAVVTSPPSASPQIPSPLESSCTGEKSSTVLIRACEPDKTSESEKDSTEVETEEEFELKKDNVIATDRGLDHSPARPDISEDTEKDSPFDHKEVSTEEKMDLDFDTKEDNAKQQQEEEQESCGSNKLKISTADDLDEMMDIGTVDQIEQEAHMKEEECNSLDAESSRSPAISNTASVAEDSNSVEEETDVKPPVLPPPTFEDQVKDVKVSLDLMQSSSSPSSEATASTGRDSSSPATVMNGMKVVKLSIPRLDTEKSQEGSQPVKSSPSPPLVKVKDEPIDDEYEQALISSTSTASVKDEPNTTKDDLRIGSVFSVTSGAETQLMPILNPLSGHMSCSHCKKSLMKGQTAFQRKGSPALFCSTSCLTISLPTVRGVTKICHNCQKVIFRPQDVILAPDGKGTMKEFCSQNCLTSFNYKKNAFNLRKTIGTKKTPQPITPQSLCSMCTRYCISKHEVILSGAVHKLCSDACFQRFRTVNNLSMAGCANCGSYCNNKPLMLKLEDSSKTVCNTECLAKFKEKTKITQPCTMCRTTRLLAEMVDNKNNDDSVNLFCSSSCVMAFMVQTVSASGARLNCDNCGKNTVPAYHLAMSDTSIRNFCTLPCVMAFQEKFKKSQKQVNVFTKLPIGSAQIQATPTTPQQDVSKGLPKLKCSQCARSITFKPELIQIKDKMVFVCSVDCSHEFKKANYVTSLCEYCKIEKITRDTKRINNKDCYFCSDGCKLLFRHDLTKNWGKHCHSCVYCHCVSKKLVTAQYGGSTEDFCSEECRSKYTMLFCHVAKCDTCGRKGKLKQSLPMLGEVKHFCDLNCLLQFCSDKVSSQGEVFKDFSATGEATPVIASVISLASPSTGKSNVSDKSTQQNTVSNFQSKNTGNASIQTETVKLHPPSGPKILKNKALLCRPLVQNKGVSCKTQTADVEAQTDDAFPKIMVLPVPVPIYVPVPMNMYSQCTPTPVGLPLPLPVPMFLPVTMDSAERIVETIQEIKEKIPSDPFEAELILMAEMVAEHDKDDKQERPKEKVVEKETEGQETLAPEDHVSNYSDDLDTDELASLLNNWEDTSSDACFKSPGQPYCHEKLNPIIDVPVGTPSEPYSEPPPAGPPPMDVEADFTVETLERMARQREQSQKPPSPPPAAPRRRQAHRKAREKRGRKSQRLSKAGEAASQKGSTNKVMAVEIPKLKSDYGVDAWKRWIQWRQTQPNLEKPRFGSRPMELKEDLLRCTTAELSYGLCCFITEVKRPNGEPYSPDSLFYLCLGIQQYLFENGRVENIFMDRFYSKFSTEFTNMLRPFKPSVTASGYIHSRVEEEYLWDCKQLGAYSPIVLLNTLLFFCCKYFGFTTVEQHRQLSFAHVMRCTKTNQNNTKTTFLRFYPPISLNEAETDPEVPAKKRKEEENKEDILEMTENTENPLRCPVRLYEFYLSKCSESVKQRTNLFYLHPERCCVPNSPLWFSSTPLDDSTMEAMLIRILTVRELHLRNAKEGSVEMQTADDPPFIPEEEDDGNSE
- the LOC137104113 gene encoding zinc finger MYM-type protein 4-like isoform X4, with the translated sequence MAATETGDGHHRLATNQVSSVQVAGAETLERDAEPMEAAVKAEASADVGDQEIVGGSTPVLSGSPLNGDEDKCVVAKEEMECKEAKHAEPKAAVVTSPPSASPQIPSPLESSCTGEKSSTVLIRACEPDKTSESEKDSTEVETEEEFELKKDNVIATDRGLDHSPARPDISEDTEKDSPFDHKEVSTEEKMDLDFDTKEDNAKQQQEEEQESCGSNKLKISTADDLDEMMDIGTVDQIEQEAHMKEEECNSLDAESSRSPAISNTASVAEDSNSVEEETDVKPPVLPPPTFEDQVKDVKVSLDLMQSSSSPSSEATASTGRDSSSPATVMNGMKVVKLSIPRLDTEKSQEGSQPVKSSPSPPLVKVKDEPIDDEYEQALISSTSTASVKDEPNTTKDDLRIGSVFSVTSGAETQLMPILNPLSGHMSCSHCKKSLMKGQTAFQRKGSPALFCSTSCLTISLPTVRGVTKICHNCQKVIFRPQDVILAPDGKGTMKEFCSQNCLTSFNYKKNAFNLRKTIGTKKTPQPITPQSLCSMCTRYCISKHEVILSGAVHKLCSDACFQRFRTVNNLSMAGCANCGSYCNNKPLMLKLEDSSKTVCNTECLAKFKEKTKITQPCTMCRTTRLLAEMVDNKNNDDSVNLFCSSSCVMAFMVQTVSASGARLNCDNCGKNTVPAYHLAMSDTSIRNFCTLPCVMAFQEKFKKSQKQVNVFTKLPIGSAQIQATPTTPQQDVSKGLPKLKCSQCARSITFKPELIQIKDKMVFVCSVDCSHEFKKANYVTSLCEYCKIEKITRDTKRINNKDCYFCSDGCKLLFRHDLTKNWGKHCHSCVYCHCVSKKLVTAQYGGSTEDFCSEECRSKYTMLFCHVAKCDTCGRKGKLKQSLPMLGEVKHFCDLNCLLQFCSDKVSSQGEVFKDFSATGEATPVIASVISLASPSTGKSNVSDKSTQQNTVSNFQSKNTGNASIQTETVKLHPPSGPKILKNKALLCRPLVQNKGVSCKTQTADVEAQTDDAFPKIMVLPVPVPIYVPVPMNMYSQCTPTPVGLPLPLPVPMFLPVTMDSAERIVETIQEIKEKIPSDPFEAELILMAEMVAEHDKDDKQERPKEKVVEKETEGQETLAPEDHVSNYSDDLDTDELASLLNNWEDTSSDACFKSPGQPYCHEKLNPIIDVPVGTPSEPYSEPPPAGPPPMDVEADFTVETLERMARQREQSQKPPSPPPAAPRRRQAHRKAREKRGRKSQRLSKAGEAASQKGSTNKVMAVEIPKLKSDYGVDAWKRWIQWRQTQPNLEKPRFGSRPMELKEDLLRCTTAELSYGLCCFITEVKRPNGEPYSPDSLFYLCLGIQQYLFENGRVENIFMDRFYSKFSTEFTNMLRPFKPSVTASGYIHSRVEEEYLWDCKQLGAYSPIVLLNTLLFFCCKYFGFTTVEQHRQLSFAHVMRCTKTNQNNTKTTFLRFYPPISLNEAETDPEVPAKKRKEEENKEDILEMTENTENPLRCPVRLYEFYLSKCSESVKQRTNLFYLHPERCCVPNSPLWFSSTPLDDSTMEAMLIRILTVRELHLRNAKEGSVEMQTADDPPFIPEEEDDGNSE